A stretch of the Musa acuminata AAA Group cultivar baxijiao chromosome BXJ2-7, Cavendish_Baxijiao_AAA, whole genome shotgun sequence genome encodes the following:
- the LOC135584876 gene encoding ETHYLENE INSENSITIVE 3-like 1 protein, which yields MEVTVRSGDTTPALPSEARKNVDSNSALPPADEVGPSSRPEDMAAQSPDDAENDDDLQVEDIEAQIWHLKARLKRIRDGKQSRKRQHSTDPATLSELEEQSRKKKMSRAQDGILRYMIKLTEVCNAQGFVYGIIPEKGKPVSGASDSLRAWWKEKVRFDRNGPAALQRYRMEHPVLVPDADSTPQISISKILLELQDTTLGSLLSALIQHCDPPQRRFPLERGVPPPWWPTTKEDWWPEMGFPEDQGPPPYRKPHDLRKAWKTSVLIAVIKHMAPNLEKIRRLVRHSKCLQEKMTAKESMLWNSVLDQESRLLHGQSLPDATGHSHFYTASVSSSPSDYDVKEVENVPNAGLLDQIAAQSGTGKEEAGARLSPYHDQMMADYSQKRVAADEPDQRIYTCDHPRCPHHDYTHGFLDPGSRALHQIHCAYRNAMSQPQSQFLGFQVNDNRRSAALSAPRLDKPIKNGGGPALVSPDVAGIGVAAGGHKSIGELCNFYDANLPMHAAAAAQADMNRLQLQIQMQANALQPASAPNRIQQSPLHPSHQRSGSMAPQAAASMDQNALHATMFMEGNYVAQSTPRFVGDCFGDVSNSMHQSQDLQAQSFPFDPTSGNQNADVHTRFTFTSLLNSSSGEVNDAMGGRLGDSLPKKEDYGWRF from the coding sequence ATGGAGGTCACCGTGCGCTCTGGTGATACAACGCCAGCTCTGCCCTCCGAAGCTCGCAAGAACGTGGACTCGAACTCTGCCCTCCCGCCTGCTGACGAGGTCGGACCTTCCTCTAGGCCGGAAGACATGGCAGCGCAGTCGCCGGATGACGCTGAGAACGATGACGACCTGCAAGTGGAAGATATCGAGGCACAGATATGGCATCTGAAGGCACGGCTGAAACGCATCAGGGACGGGAAGCAGAGCAGGAAGCGGCAACACTCGACTGATCCCGCCACTCTGAGTGAGCTGGAGGAGCAGTCACGGAAGAAGAAGATGTCGCGAGCCCAAGATGGGATTCTAAGGTACATGATCAAGCTCACGGAAGTCTGCAACGCCCAAGGCTTCGTCTACGGCATCATCCCCGAGAAGGGCAAGCCGGTGAGCGGCGCCTCCGACAGCCTGAGAGCCTGGTGGAAGGAGAAGGTGCGATTCGACCGGAACGGCCCGGCGGCGTTGCAGAGGTACCGGATGGAGCACCCGGTCCTTGTGCCCGACGCCGACAGCACTCCTCAGATCTCCATCTCCAAGATACTGCTCGAGCTGCAGGACACAACGCTGGGCTCCCTGCTGTCTGCTCTGATCCAGCACTGTGATCCTCCGCAGCGACGGTTCCCGCTCGAGCGGGGGGTTCCGCCGCCGTGGTGGCCGACCACAAAGGAGGACTGGTGGCCCGAGATGGGGTTCCCGGAGGACCAAGGTCCGCCGCCGTACCGGAAACCGCACGACCTCCGGAAAGCGTGGAAGACGAGCGTACTCATCGCTGTCATCAAGCACATGGCGCCCAACCTCGAGAAGATAAGGAGGCTCGTCCGGCATTCCAAGTGCCTCCAAGAGAAGATGACGGCAAAGGAAAGCATGCTCTGGAACTCGGTGCTCGATCAAGAGAGCCGGCTGCTGCATGGCCAATCGCTCCCCGACGCGACTGGGCATTCCCACTTCTACACTGCTTCCGTGAGCAGCAGCCCCAGCGACTACGACGTCAAAGAAGTCGAGAACGTCCCAAATGCCGGTCTCCTGGACCAGATCGCGGCGCAGTCGGGCACTGGGAAGGAGGAGGCCGGAGCTCGTCTTTCTCCATACCACGATCAGATGATGGCGGATTACTCTCAAAAGAGGGTGGCAGCCGATGAGCCCGACCAAAGGATCTATACATGCGATCACCCTCGATGCCCGCACCACGATTACACCCACGGCTTCCTCGACCCGGGCTCGAGAGCTCTTCACCAGATCCACTGTGCGTATCGCAACGCCATGAGTCAGCCACAGTCTCAGTTTCTGGGGTTCCAAGTGAACGATAACAGAAGAAGCGCCGCTCTCTCTGCGCCCCGTCTCGACAAGCCAATCAAGAATGGTGGCGGACCTGCTCTTGTTTCACCTGACGTTGCTGGAATCGGAGTCGCGGCTGGTGGTCACAAGTCCATAGGTGAACTCTGCAACTTCTACGACGCCAATCTCCCGAtgcatgcagcagcagcagctcaggCTGATATGAACCGGCTGCAGCTTCAGATCCAGATGCAAGCCAATGCTCTGCAGCCAGCTTCCGCTCCAAACCGGATTCAGCAGTCTCCTCTGCATCCTTCTCATCAGAGAAGCGGTTCGATGGCTCCTCAAGCTGCCGCGTCCATGGATCAGAATGCTCTGCACGCGACGATGTTCATGGAGGGAAACTACGTCGCACAGAGTACTCCAAGATTTGTCGGCGATTGCTTCGGAGACGTCAGCAACAGCATGCACCAGAGCCAAGATTTACAGGCACAAAGTTTTCCTTTCGATCCAACTTCGGGGAACCAAAACGCTGATGTGCACACCAGATTCACATTCACTTCTCTTCTCAACAGTTCGAGCGGGGAAGTCAACGACGCAATGGGTGGACGGCTGGGCGACTCGCTGCCGAAGAAAGAGGACTACGGCTGGAGATTCTAA